From Enterococcus wangshanyuanii, the proteins below share one genomic window:
- a CDS encoding D-ribose ABC transporter substrate-binding protein: MKKLFISMMAAGLLLSGCGAATLGDNESKGDTKTEEKKAADLKVGVSISTLNNPFFVSVKDGITTLADENKTKTIISDAQNDASKQSNDIDDLIQQKVDVILVNPVDSSAIQPAVEAANEANIPVIALDRSSDGGEILTLVASDNVKGGEMAADFIIEKVGKGAKVVQLEGTPGASATRERGKGFENIAKNDLDVVQSQSADFDRAKGLSVMENILQSNSDIKAVFAQNDEMALGAVEALKAAGKKDVLVVGFDGNEDGIKAVEAGTMGATVAQQPVEMGKLALQAAYDHFEGKEVESKIDSPLELMEAK, translated from the coding sequence ATGAAAAAACTGTTTATTTCGATGATGGCCGCGGGGTTACTTTTATCAGGGTGTGGAGCAGCAACTTTAGGAGACAATGAGTCAAAAGGAGATACGAAAACAGAGGAGAAAAAAGCAGCAGATCTAAAAGTCGGTGTAAGTATTTCCACATTGAATAATCCGTTTTTTGTTTCAGTCAAAGATGGAATCACCACATTGGCAGATGAAAACAAAACGAAAACGATCATCTCAGATGCACAAAATGATGCCTCCAAACAAAGTAATGATATCGATGATCTGATCCAGCAAAAGGTAGATGTAATTTTAGTCAATCCAGTAGATTCTTCTGCGATTCAGCCAGCTGTTGAAGCAGCAAATGAGGCGAATATTCCAGTGATCGCATTAGACAGAAGTTCTGATGGCGGAGAAATTTTGACATTAGTCGCTTCTGATAATGTGAAAGGTGGGGAAATGGCCGCTGATTTCATCATCGAAAAAGTGGGTAAAGGCGCGAAAGTAGTTCAACTTGAAGGAACTCCCGGTGCTTCTGCAACACGTGAGCGTGGAAAAGGATTTGAGAATATTGCAAAGAATGATCTGGATGTCGTACAAAGCCAGTCAGCGGATTTTGACCGTGCGAAAGGCTTGAGTGTGATGGAGAACATTCTACAATCCAATTCGGATATCAAAGCTGTTTTTGCACAAAATGATGAAATGGCTCTTGGGGCAGTCGAAGCGCTCAAGGCAGCAGGGAAAAAAGATGTCTTAGTTGTAGGATTTGATGGAAATGAGGATGGAATCAAAGCAGTCGAAGCTGGAACGATGGGGGCAACGGTTGCACAACAACCAGTCGAAATGGGTAAATTGGCCTTACAGGCAGCGTATGATCACTTTGAAGGGAAAGAAGTTGAAAGTAAAATCGACTCACCATTAGAATTAATGGAAGCAAAATAA
- a CDS encoding GH92 family glycosyl hydrolase, translated as MNPHSIDTRHGTDNQHSFSNGNCLPYTGVPFGMNYFAPQTNGDNGSWWFNPRDHVFQGFRLTHQPSPWMGDFSYFVLLPYNGSLKEESLFHAQSSYRPDESVFNPSYLEITEQRYQLTTRLIPSMYGGVLTARYTQPEANLLLSLPGKYHLRIEDAHTVSGSIINYADCEDADFTFYFTLHFKEPLLKETWLEKAGDNNVVSFSFGDIEEQIVQFGTSFISGTQAKLNLSREAHWQPEDYLAHSNAQWKDYLSRIEIQDRNAERYSTFYHNLYRAFLFPQTFYEKDENDQAIHYDTLAKQTKPGVLYTNNGFWDTYKTVYPLYSLIAQDKYEDMLEGFLTSYRESGYLPKWLSPDERGLMPGTLIDAVIADAAVKNIRPDLMPEFLEAMLKGATTQSKQSNYGRQGTDDYLRYGYVPATYHESVNHTLDYCYSDFCISQVAKQLNDTATAKHYKKQAKNFLTIFDPKTGFMRAKQTDGQFKEPFNCYSWGEDYAEGSAWQSSFAVYHDFKGLIEAFGGPEKFQQRLIDLCNQTPAFDVSGYGFEIHEMSEMAAIDFGQLAISNQPSFHFPYLFNYLGKPEFAQPLIKQLMTQTFNDSFTGYPGDEDNGSMASWYIFSSLGMYPVCPGSGEYVIGMPLFDQATLHLSNGKSVTITAGPNQEQHQFVDHIHFNDTPYDALFFKHEDLLNGAKIDFSLGTVPRPKSYTAEQLPFSV; from the coding sequence ATGAACCCACACTCGATCGATACAAGACATGGTACCGATAATCAACATTCATTTTCAAACGGCAACTGTCTGCCTTATACAGGCGTTCCTTTTGGGATGAATTATTTTGCTCCTCAAACCAACGGCGACAACGGTAGTTGGTGGTTTAATCCGCGAGACCACGTCTTTCAAGGCTTTCGCCTAACGCACCAGCCAAGCCCTTGGATGGGCGATTTTAGCTACTTTGTTCTTTTACCATATAACGGTTCGTTGAAGGAAGAATCGCTTTTTCATGCGCAGTCTTCTTACCGACCAGATGAAAGCGTTTTTAACCCTAGTTATCTAGAAATCACTGAACAGCGCTACCAGTTGACGACACGCTTGATCCCTAGCATGTACGGTGGTGTTTTAACTGCCCGCTACACGCAACCAGAAGCAAACTTACTTCTCTCGTTACCTGGTAAGTACCACCTTCGAATCGAAGACGCTCACACTGTTTCAGGCTCGATCATCAATTATGCTGATTGTGAAGATGCTGATTTTACCTTTTACTTTACGCTACACTTTAAAGAACCCTTGTTAAAGGAAACTTGGTTGGAAAAGGCAGGTGACAACAATGTCGTTTCCTTTTCTTTTGGTGATATTGAGGAACAGATCGTACAATTCGGAACCTCTTTTATCAGCGGTACACAAGCGAAACTGAATTTATCTAGAGAAGCACATTGGCAGCCTGAAGATTATCTCGCTCATTCTAACGCACAATGGAAAGATTACCTTAGTAGAATCGAGATTCAAGATCGAAATGCCGAACGGTATTCAACGTTTTATCATAACTTATATCGAGCATTTCTATTTCCCCAAACCTTCTATGAAAAAGATGAAAATGATCAAGCTATTCACTACGATACGTTAGCAAAACAAACGAAACCAGGTGTTCTCTATACCAACAATGGTTTTTGGGATACGTATAAAACTGTTTATCCACTGTACTCACTGATTGCACAGGACAAATATGAAGACATGCTGGAAGGATTTTTAACAAGCTATCGTGAGAGTGGCTATTTGCCTAAATGGTTGTCACCAGACGAAAGAGGATTGATGCCTGGTACATTGATCGATGCAGTGATTGCTGATGCAGCTGTAAAAAATATTCGCCCTGATTTAATGCCCGAATTTTTAGAAGCTATGCTCAAAGGAGCAACCACTCAAAGTAAACAGTCGAACTACGGTCGACAAGGAACCGATGATTATTTAAGGTATGGTTATGTACCGGCAACTTATCATGAATCAGTCAATCATACGCTTGATTACTGTTACAGCGACTTCTGTATTTCTCAAGTAGCGAAACAGCTGAACGACACGGCTACTGCTAAACATTATAAAAAGCAAGCAAAGAATTTCTTGACTATCTTCGATCCAAAAACAGGATTCATGAGAGCCAAGCAAACAGATGGACAGTTTAAAGAACCGTTTAATTGTTATAGCTGGGGGGAAGATTATGCTGAAGGTAGTGCTTGGCAAAGCAGCTTCGCTGTTTATCATGACTTCAAAGGACTGATCGAGGCTTTCGGCGGGCCAGAAAAGTTCCAACAAAGGCTGATCGATCTTTGCAATCAAACGCCTGCTTTTGATGTCTCTGGTTACGGTTTTGAGATCCATGAAATGAGCGAAATGGCTGCCATCGATTTTGGTCAGCTGGCTATCTCAAATCAGCCAAGTTTCCATTTTCCTTATTTATTCAATTACCTAGGTAAACCTGAATTTGCTCAACCACTGATAAAACAACTGATGACCCAAACTTTTAACGACAGTTTTACAGGATATCCAGGTGACGAAGATAACGGAAGTATGGCTAGCTGGTACATTTTCAGTTCTTTAGGGATGTATCCCGTATGCCCCGGCTCTGGTGAATATGTGATCGGTATGCCTCTATTTGATCAAGCGACGCTTCATTTATCTAATGGTAAATCCGTCACGATCACTGCAGGCCCAAATCAAGAGCAGCATCAATTTGTCGATCATATCCATTTCAACGACACACCATATGATGCTCTATTCTTCAAACACGAAGATCTATTGAACGGAGCAAAGATCGATTTTTCACTTGGAACTGTTCCTAGACCTAAATCTTATACGGCTGAACAACTGCCATTTAGCGTATAG
- a CDS encoding RidA family protein, translating into MAIYQSTKIAGSKSLYISGQTPSKDGFTPETISEQMDIVLEKIQAALEENGLTVEELVKITIYLTHVDYLSGAREKLAAFVGSSKPTATLVIVAGLIDPAFKIEIDGIAAF; encoded by the coding sequence ATGGCTATCTATCAAAGCACAAAAATTGCAGGAAGCAAAAGCTTGTATATTTCTGGTCAAACGCCAAGTAAAGACGGCTTCACTCCTGAAACGATCTCAGAACAAATGGACATAGTTCTAGAAAAAATCCAAGCTGCATTGGAGGAAAATGGATTGACTGTAGAAGAGTTAGTAAAAATCACGATTTACCTTACTCATGTTGATTATCTATCAGGAGCTAGAGAAAAGCTTGCTGCTTTTGTCGGCAGTTCAAAACCAACAGCGACGCTCGTCATTGTTGCCGGCCTGATCGATCCAGCTTTTAAAATCGAAATCGATGGTATTGCAGCCTTTTGA
- a CDS encoding carbohydrate ABC transporter permease, which produces MKKKPVSKVEIRSFNKPVNLFFNLLIAVFALSCILPFLFVVAISFSSETALAANGYSFWPQDFSVFGYTYLFGQMNDKIIQALMVTLLVTVLGTLINSTATSLYAYVISRSNFPFRRFFTVFCLITMLFSPGMVANYLVMTNLLQLKDTIWALILPMAVSPFNIIVMRTFFKRSVSDSIIESARIDGASELRIFVQIVLPLAVPGIATISLFAALGYWNDWFNALLYIQKDSLVPLQYLLMKIQNNIQYLTQNAGASSQLSGGMAAIPGESARMAIVVISTLPIAISYPFFQKYFVKGLTIGGVKE; this is translated from the coding sequence TTGAAGAAAAAGCCCGTGTCAAAAGTAGAAATTCGTTCATTTAATAAACCGGTCAATCTATTCTTTAATCTATTGATCGCTGTTTTTGCTCTCTCGTGTATCTTGCCGTTTTTGTTTGTTGTGGCAATCTCGTTCAGTAGTGAAACAGCCTTGGCAGCCAATGGTTATAGTTTTTGGCCGCAAGATTTCAGCGTATTTGGTTATACGTATTTATTTGGTCAAATGAATGATAAAATTATTCAAGCGTTGATGGTGACCTTGTTAGTCACGGTTTTAGGAACATTGATCAATAGTACAGCAACGTCATTATATGCCTATGTGATCTCTAGATCGAACTTTCCCTTCCGTCGTTTTTTTACCGTATTTTGTTTGATTACGATGCTGTTTTCCCCAGGGATGGTAGCCAATTATTTGGTTATGACGAATTTACTGCAGTTGAAAGATACGATTTGGGCATTGATTTTGCCAATGGCCGTTAGTCCGTTTAATATTATCGTGATGCGGACATTTTTCAAACGGTCTGTGTCAGATTCGATCATTGAATCAGCGCGGATCGATGGCGCATCTGAGTTGCGGATTTTTGTACAGATCGTTTTACCATTAGCCGTTCCCGGAATTGCGACAATTAGTTTGTTTGCAGCTTTAGGGTATTGGAATGATTGGTTCAACGCACTATTGTATATTCAAAAAGATAGTTTAGTTCCACTACAGTATTTATTGATGAAGATTCAAAATAACATTCAGTATCTGACTCAAAATGCTGGAGCCAGCAGCCAATTATCTGGTGGGATGGCGGCGATTCCAGGTGAATCTGCTCGAATGGCGATCGTCGTGATTTCTACACTGCCGATCGCGATAAGCTATCCATTTTTCCAAAAGTATTTTGTAAAAGGTTTGACGATCGGTGGAGTGAAAGAGTGA
- a CDS encoding YesL family protein yields MVGKALETLFIKIWVIVKLNLFFWLFSCCGLLIAGVGPALKTVNELFIRHEFNYKDITLKEGWHCFKENMIRGNLLFYGVGILLLILGYNLFLSVQIQGILFLVIDFILVFGMIYSLVAFQYALLLDSYYEIDLINLIKLAVISTLSSFMNLLKIAIGVGLIFLITWKYKGLFLFATFSMIQIWSFTATRSWRQTIDQRLEGYA; encoded by the coding sequence ATGGTCGGTAAAGCATTAGAAACGTTATTCATCAAAATATGGGTGATTGTGAAATTGAATCTGTTTTTTTGGTTATTCAGCTGCTGCGGATTACTGATTGCAGGAGTTGGCCCAGCACTTAAGACAGTGAATGAACTATTCATCCGTCATGAATTTAATTATAAAGACATTACGTTGAAAGAAGGCTGGCACTGCTTCAAAGAAAATATGATTAGAGGAAATCTACTTTTTTACGGAGTAGGCATACTCTTGCTTATTTTGGGATACAATCTATTTTTATCTGTACAAATTCAAGGCATCCTTTTTTTGGTGATCGATTTTATTTTGGTTTTCGGAATGATCTATAGCCTGGTTGCTTTTCAATATGCGTTATTATTAGATAGCTATTACGAAATCGATTTGATCAATTTGATAAAGCTAGCTGTTATCTCAACACTCTCTAGCTTTATGAATCTTTTAAAGATAGCTATTGGCGTCGGCTTGATTTTCTTGATCACATGGAAATATAAAGGCTTATTTCTCTTTGCTACGTTTTCCATGATTCAAATCTGGAGTTTTACAGCGACTAGATCATGGCGTCAAACGATCGACCAGCGTTTAGAGGGGTATGCGTAA
- a CDS encoding sensor histidine kinase has translation MRKKFPLSIYKKTLLNRLLKNYALILASLILVGMVSIGMNTYWQAMGRGKATTQEAVDMLSRSINDKNLQGKTMLNGLTDNQDKINSLNRYMGSDISEYLNYTYDEQLKTGNYLFLPSQVKNFYTTYENIESIIMVLNNYEGYYLSTNENKGGMKAKGTPDLEDKFYLSYPMIHPVTLEVFGSFYVEFSKQEMLSSLMHLTTFDGLSAYVFSETGYQLLAYTEVTKQMDQQLIQKRMKETSELPIQSLMKKNLLEHLETVGGFNILVTISKEKIVKAVLGDLRILIVGGGVLILILLYLLYRTFTKYSHQVDIIMDSMALVTQGDLNTRIDEKMTQFELKELSTGINTMLDNIEQYIADIYKLEIKQQDAHMRALQSQISPHFLYNTLEYIRMYALSEGSEELADVVYAFSTLLRNNTDQAKTTTLEKELSFCEKYVYLYQMRYPDRIAYHFEIDDALRGLVLPKFSIQPLIENYFVHGIDFSRNDNAISVKAKVVGKRVEIMIRDNGKGISGQKLSLIQEKLKQQTIELHDSIGLQNVNERLRAYFSPTFLMQVVSNEPSGLTIILSFEKEQKDEL, from the coding sequence ATGCGTAAAAAATTTCCTCTGTCCATCTATAAAAAAACGTTATTGAACAGACTGCTAAAAAACTATGCTTTGATTCTTGCTTCTTTGATTTTAGTCGGTATGGTCAGCATCGGGATGAACACATACTGGCAGGCGATGGGGAGAGGAAAAGCAACGACACAAGAAGCAGTCGATATGCTCAGTCGGTCGATCAATGATAAAAATTTACAAGGGAAGACTATGCTGAATGGATTGACAGATAATCAAGACAAGATCAATAGTTTAAACCGTTATATGGGCTCTGATATTTCTGAGTATTTAAATTATACTTACGATGAACAGCTAAAAACAGGGAACTATTTATTTTTGCCTAGTCAGGTCAAAAATTTTTATACGACGTATGAAAATATTGAATCGATCATCATGGTTTTGAATAACTATGAAGGGTACTACTTATCTACTAATGAAAACAAAGGAGGGATGAAGGCGAAAGGGACACCTGATCTTGAAGACAAATTCTACTTGTCGTATCCAATGATCCATCCTGTGACATTAGAGGTATTTGGTAGTTTTTATGTTGAATTTTCTAAACAGGAAATGTTAAGTAGTTTGATGCACCTAACAACCTTTGATGGACTATCGGCTTATGTTTTTTCAGAGACAGGGTATCAATTGTTGGCATATACTGAAGTGACTAAACAAATGGACCAGCAACTGATTCAAAAGCGCATGAAAGAAACCTCAGAGCTGCCGATTCAATCATTAATGAAAAAAAATCTATTAGAACATTTAGAAACGGTTGGAGGATTTAATATCTTAGTGACTATATCCAAGGAGAAAATCGTGAAAGCTGTGCTGGGCGATTTGCGTATTTTAATCGTTGGCGGTGGCGTCCTGATTCTGATTTTATTATATTTACTTTATCGAACCTTTACGAAGTATTCTCACCAAGTAGATATAATCATGGATTCGATGGCACTAGTCACACAAGGGGACTTAAATACACGGATAGATGAGAAAATGACGCAGTTTGAATTGAAAGAACTTTCTACTGGAATCAATACGATGCTGGATAATATCGAGCAATATATTGCCGATATATATAAATTAGAGATCAAACAGCAAGATGCTCATATGAGAGCATTACAATCTCAAATTAGTCCTCATTTTTTATACAACACATTGGAATATATTCGAATGTACGCGTTAAGTGAAGGTAGTGAAGAGTTAGCAGATGTTGTTTACGCGTTTTCAACATTATTAAGAAATAATACAGACCAAGCCAAAACAACGACATTAGAAAAAGAGCTAAGCTTTTGCGAAAAATATGTTTATCTTTATCAAATGAGATATCCTGATCGTATTGCCTATCACTTTGAAATCGATGATGCCCTTAGAGGGTTAGTGTTACCTAAGTTTTCAATTCAGCCTCTGATCGAGAATTATTTTGTCCACGGCATTGATTTTTCCCGCAATGATAATGCAATTAGTGTGAAAGCAAAGGTAGTCGGAAAACGGGTAGAAATCATGATTCGTGATAATGGCAAGGGAATTTCAGGTCAGAAGCTGTCTCTTATCCAAGAAAAACTAAAACAACAAACGATTGAGCTGCACGATTCGATCGGTCTGCAAAATGTCAATGAGCGGCTTCGTGCCTATTTTAGTCCGACATTCCTAATGCAAGTGGTATCAAATGAACCCAGCGGACTGACTATTATATTATCGTTCGAAAAGGAGCAAAAAGATGAGCTATAA
- a CDS encoding response regulator transcription factor: MSYNVLLVDDEYMIVNGLKKIISWEEEGFAIRATARNAKEALTLMESEEIDLVITDITMPEMTGLEFIDAAQKEARQFEFMILSGYQKFDFLKGGLQLGAINYLMKPVDKSELLKSVRKAKDRLDTRNRQETREGMYSEVLLSQWVNDELETGNYEAFSQLVDITDKSDWTVLIFEVSREKKSVLSEWLKQQQQMLFFSRNLGDKSLVIHIFKGNKYLLNQLLLTNPLQEQDEKDWVLSVGETVSDWEDVPDSFEKANQTLRRYKFYERSGSNILYAVFSDDFDLSADIINFNKTLMVGDFPTIEETITDIFAKTQKIGARPEDVRHITFMLFMDIYRRFNHLDEEEYRQILDDINRSSNVDKLCGILTSTIKEITKEKTAYDYSENVQNVIDKIRMDYASDLSLKSVAQSLHLNVMYLGQLFKKETKKSFSQYLNQYRMKKAQNLLLYTDDNVNEIADQIGFNNSTYFSQMFKKMNDLTPKEFREKYKHHYHSVGDE; encoded by the coding sequence ATGAGCTATAATGTTTTATTGGTCGATGATGAATATATGATCGTCAATGGCTTAAAAAAGATCATCTCTTGGGAAGAAGAAGGATTCGCGATCAGAGCGACCGCAAGAAATGCAAAAGAAGCGTTGACTTTGATGGAATCTGAGGAGATCGATCTAGTGATCACGGACATCACTATGCCGGAGATGACTGGGTTAGAGTTCATTGATGCGGCCCAAAAAGAAGCGCGACAATTTGAATTCATGATTTTGTCTGGTTATCAGAAGTTTGACTTTCTAAAAGGCGGGTTACAGTTGGGGGCTATCAATTATCTGATGAAACCTGTAGATAAATCTGAATTGTTAAAAAGTGTTAGAAAGGCGAAAGATCGCTTAGATACCCGCAATAGACAAGAAACAAGAGAAGGAATGTACAGTGAAGTTTTGTTGTCTCAGTGGGTCAATGATGAATTAGAAACAGGAAATTATGAGGCATTTAGCCAGCTCGTTGATATAACAGATAAATCAGACTGGACTGTTCTGATTTTTGAAGTTTCTAGAGAAAAAAAGAGCGTACTAAGTGAATGGTTGAAACAACAACAGCAAATGCTGTTTTTCTCACGGAACTTGGGCGATAAAAGCTTAGTGATACATATTTTCAAAGGAAATAAATACCTGTTGAATCAACTCCTTTTAACAAACCCATTGCAAGAACAAGATGAGAAGGATTGGGTATTAAGTGTGGGTGAGACGGTTTCTGATTGGGAAGATGTTCCAGATAGTTTTGAAAAGGCAAACCAAACCTTGCGGCGTTATAAGTTCTATGAAAGAAGTGGGAGCAATATTTTATATGCTGTGTTCTCAGACGATTTTGATTTGTCGGCAGATATTATCAATTTTAACAAAACATTGATGGTTGGAGACTTTCCGACGATCGAAGAGACGATCACAGATATTTTTGCAAAAACACAAAAGATAGGTGCTCGGCCTGAAGATGTTAGACATATTACCTTTATGCTGTTTATGGATATCTATCGGCGGTTCAATCACCTAGATGAAGAAGAATACCGACAAATACTAGATGACATCAACCGATCCTCGAATGTAGATAAACTATGTGGCATTTTGACATCTACGATCAAGGAAATAACAAAAGAAAAGACTGCTTATGATTATTCTGAAAATGTCCAAAACGTGATCGATAAAATTCGTATGGATTACGCCAGTGATTTGAGCTTGAAGTCAGTTGCTCAATCTCTTCATCTGAATGTTATGTATCTAGGGCAATTGTTCAAAAAAGAAACGAAAAAAAGTTTCTCCCAATATTTGAACCAATATCGGATGAAAAAAGCTCAAAATCTATTATTATATACAGATGATAATGTCAATGAAATCGCAGATCAAATCGGTTTTAATAATAGTACGTATTTCTCTCAAATGTTTAAAAAGATGAACGATTTGACACCTAAAGAATTTAGAGAAAAATACAAGCACCATTATCATTCTGTCGGTGATGAATAA
- a CDS encoding ABC transporter permease produces MKRKSKRALFFSNIWRYKALILMAVPAMVWMIFFFYIPVLTNVVAFKDFHISPDGFIASLKESPWVGWENFKFLFSSNDAFLITKNTVLYNVTFITLNLVISVFFAIVMSELRNKRLVKVYQTMSLLPYFLSWVIIGYFVYAFLSPDKGIFNQWISSQGGTPINWYSEAKYWPFILVFIGTWKGIGYNSIIYFASVMGIDPTYYEAAMVDGASKWQQIKNVTIPQLLPLMTIMTILAVGNIFRADFGLFYNVPRNSGALYEVTSVLDTYIFNGLTATGDIGMTAAAGLYQSTVGFALLMITNGIVRRFDSESALF; encoded by the coding sequence ATGAAAAGAAAGTCAAAGCGTGCGCTTTTCTTTTCAAATATTTGGCGGTATAAGGCATTGATCCTAATGGCTGTTCCGGCGATGGTCTGGATGATCTTCTTTTTTTATATTCCAGTTTTGACCAATGTCGTAGCGTTTAAGGATTTTCATATTTCCCCAGATGGTTTTATTGCAAGTTTGAAAGAAAGTCCATGGGTTGGCTGGGAGAACTTCAAGTTTTTATTTTCTTCCAATGATGCCTTTTTGATTACGAAAAATACAGTGTTGTACAACGTGACCTTTATTACTTTGAACCTTGTCATTTCTGTATTTTTTGCAATCGTGATGAGCGAGCTTCGGAATAAACGCTTGGTGAAAGTGTATCAAACGATGTCACTGTTGCCGTATTTCTTATCGTGGGTCATTATCGGGTATTTTGTTTATGCCTTTTTAAGTCCAGATAAGGGGATTTTCAATCAGTGGATTTCAAGCCAGGGAGGAACACCGATCAACTGGTATAGCGAAGCAAAATACTGGCCGTTTATTTTAGTCTTTATTGGTACCTGGAAAGGAATCGGCTATAACAGTATTATTTATTTTGCTTCTGTTATGGGCATCGATCCAACCTATTATGAAGCTGCGATGGTCGATGGAGCCAGCAAATGGCAGCAGATCAAAAATGTGACGATTCCCCAATTATTACCGCTGATGACGATCATGACGATTTTAGCTGTAGGGAATATTTTTAGAGCCGATTTTGGGTTGTTCTATAATGTTCCTCGAAATTCAGGTGCTTTATATGAAGTAACTTCTGTTTTAGATACGTATATCTTCAATGGATTGACTGCCACGGGTGATATCGGGATGACAGCAGCAGCTGGTTTATATCAATCCACAGTTGGATTTGCTTTATTGATGATCACCAACGGAATCGTTCGTCGTTTTGACAGTGAATCGGCATTATTCTAA
- a CDS encoding ABC transporter substrate-binding protein, which yields MKNWKKVVSAGIAVVLLGALTACSGGSKEKTAGSSNKSDENTLLMYQIGDKPDNYDALMEVANKRLEEKTGVKLNIQYIGWGDYKKKMSVIVSSGENYDIAFADNYVPNAQKGAFADLTELAPKFAKDAYDQLDEAYIQGNLVDGKLYAFPVNGNVYSQQVLTFNKQYLDKYDLSIDDIKTYQDTEDVLKAFHEKEPNVAAFAIGQGFKVQGDFDFPIGNEYPFAVDLNGDGNKIINQYDNKEFVESLKTMHKWYQAGYIPSDAATSNTEFPLEGNTWFVRQETQGPYDYGDTILTNAAGQELVSKAFTTPLKSTAQAQMANFVVSNTSKNKEKAVEVLGQLNSDPELLNGLVWGIEGEAWEKISGKEDKIKLLDGYKPNTHLAAWNTGNNKILYTQDTITDDMIKERDESIAKAETSPILGFNFVTSSVKTELSNIANVMSQYLDGLNTGTVDPEVTIPKMKEALDNAGYEKVQTEMQKQYDAFLKK from the coding sequence ATGAAAAACTGGAAAAAAGTCGTAAGTGCAGGAATAGCAGTGGTTCTTTTAGGTGCTTTGACAGCCTGTAGTGGCGGAAGTAAAGAAAAGACAGCTGGCAGCAGTAATAAGTCAGATGAGAATACGCTTTTGATGTATCAGATCGGTGATAAGCCTGATAATTACGATGCACTGATGGAAGTGGCGAATAAGCGCTTAGAAGAAAAGACAGGCGTGAAGCTAAATATTCAGTATATCGGCTGGGGTGATTACAAGAAGAAGATGAGCGTAATTGTATCATCAGGTGAAAATTACGATATTGCTTTTGCGGATAACTATGTGCCGAATGCACAAAAAGGAGCATTTGCAGATTTAACTGAACTTGCCCCTAAATTTGCGAAAGATGCGTATGATCAACTGGATGAAGCCTATATCCAAGGAAATTTAGTTGATGGTAAATTGTATGCGTTTCCGGTAAATGGAAATGTCTATTCTCAGCAAGTATTGACGTTCAATAAGCAGTATTTAGATAAATACGATCTGTCGATCGACGATATCAAAACCTATCAGGATACGGAGGATGTCTTGAAAGCTTTCCATGAAAAAGAGCCAAATGTGGCAGCTTTTGCGATCGGTCAAGGATTTAAAGTACAAGGTGATTTCGACTTTCCGATCGGAAACGAATATCCATTTGCTGTAGACCTAAACGGCGATGGTAATAAAATCATCAATCAATATGACAACAAAGAGTTTGTAGAATCATTGAAAACAATGCATAAATGGTACCAAGCTGGCTACATTCCGTCAGATGCAGCTACAAGTAACACGGAATTTCCGTTAGAAGGTAATACATGGTTTGTTCGTCAAGAAACACAAGGCCCTTACGATTATGGCGATACGATTTTAACGAATGCTGCAGGTCAAGAATTAGTTTCTAAAGCTTTCACGACACCACTGAAATCTACTGCTCAAGCACAAATGGCTAATTTTGTTGTTTCAAATACTTCTAAAAATAAAGAAAAAGCAGTTGAAGTCTTGGGACAACTGAATAGCGATCCGGAATTATTAAATGGATTGGTCTGGGGGATCGAAGGCGAAGCTTGGGAGAAAATCTCTGGAAAAGAAGATAAAATCAAATTGTTGGACGGCTACAAACCAAATACGCATCTAGCCGCTTGGAATACAGGAAATAATAAGATCCTTTATACACAAGATACGATCACAGATGACATGATCAAAGAACGTGATGAATCGATTGCAAAAGCAGAAACTTCCCCAATTTTAGGCTTTAATTTTGTAACATCAAGTGTGAAAACAGAATTAAGTAATATCGCTAATGTCATGAGTCAATATCTGGATGGCTTAAATACAGGGACTGTCGATCCGGAAGTAACGATTCCTAAAATGAAAGAAGCTTTAGATAATGCCGGATATGAGAAAGTACAAACAGAAATGCAAAAACAATATGACGCGTTCTTGAAAAAATAG